A part of Eubacterium sp. AB3007 genomic DNA contains:
- the ftsX gene encoding permease-like cell division protein FtsX, with translation MSRIFYNIKQAILQIFRNKGMSVAAVFAITAMMLILGMFFIIAVNVNLFTEMIKQDYDTVEVYLLDSTDEKSAQTIMDTLEHINGVSSVEYRTRDEALAILKQRWGESGYLLDSLGKNPLPNSILIKVDNLGAANTVNDAAVKLEGVESTKYYKETVDKLTKVTSFMSVTSVIIMIFLIVVSVVVVSNTIKLTVMNRAKEISIMKYVGATNWFIRGPFLVEGIILGAIASAVSAGIVYLAYSRVVEAIGEKVMTIISSPLVPAGYLFTNLVIIFLAIGVGIGATGSIISMRKFLDT, from the coding sequence ATGAGTAGGATCTTCTACAACATCAAGCAGGCCATCCTCCAGATCTTCCGCAATAAGGGTATGTCCGTGGCGGCAGTCTTCGCCATTACGGCGATGATGCTTATCCTGGGAATGTTCTTTATCATCGCGGTGAACGTGAACCTGTTCACGGAGATGATCAAGCAGGATTACGACACGGTGGAAGTCTATCTGTTGGACAGTACAGATGAGAAGAGTGCCCAGACCATCATGGATACGCTGGAGCACATCAACGGTGTCAGCAGTGTGGAATACCGTACCAGAGATGAGGCACTGGCCATCCTGAAACAACGCTGGGGAGAGAGTGGATACCTGCTGGACTCCCTTGGGAAAAACCCGCTTCCCAACTCCATCCTCATCAAGGTCGATAACCTGGGGGCTGCCAATACGGTTAATGACGCGGCAGTGAAACTGGAGGGTGTGGAGAGCACCAAGTACTACAAGGAAACCGTGGACAAACTGACCAAGGTGACGAGCTTCATGTCTGTCACCTCGGTGATCATCATGATCTTCCTGATCGTGGTCTCCGTGGTCGTGGTGTCCAATACCATCAAACTCACAGTAATGAACCGTGCCAAAGAAATCTCCATTATGAAGTACGTGGGGGCGACCAACTGGTTCATCCGAGGACCCTTCCTGGTGGAAGGGATCATCCTTGGAGCTATCGCTTCGGCGGTCTCAGCGGGGATTGTGTATCTTGCCTATAGCCGGGTGGTGGAGGCTATCGGAGAGAAGGTCATGACCATCATATCTTCGCCACTTGTGCCTGCAGGATATCTGTTCACCAATCTGGTGATCATCTTTTTGGCCATCGGTGTAGGGATCGGGGCGACGGGGAGCATCATCTCCATGAGGAAGTTCCTTGACACCTAA
- the ftsE gene encoding cell division ATP-binding protein FtsE, whose amino-acid sequence MIKFTNVTKMYGKNVGLENVSVDIEDGGFVFLVGPSGAGKSTFIKLILKEIDADQGTIQVGDFTVTGLPSRKIPQLRRKIGMVFQDFRLLQRKTVFENVAFAMEIMHKSRRQIRQRVPQVLELVGIGDKGKRYPQELSAGEQQRVAIARAIINNPKVLICDEPTGNLDPDTAMGIMGLLEQINMTGTTIVMVTHARDIVNQMNKRIIAIESGHIVRDGYGKYGYPDISAASGEEGIYE is encoded by the coding sequence ATGATCAAGTTCACCAATGTCACCAAGATGTATGGCAAAAACGTTGGCCTGGAAAATGTCAGCGTTGACATAGAGGATGGAGGTTTTGTTTTTCTCGTAGGTCCCAGTGGAGCAGGAAAGTCCACCTTCATCAAACTCATATTGAAGGAAATCGACGCCGATCAGGGAACTATCCAAGTCGGCGATTTTACGGTGACTGGACTTCCCAGTCGGAAGATCCCGCAGCTTCGCCGAAAGATCGGCATGGTGTTTCAGGATTTCCGTCTCCTTCAGAGGAAGACGGTGTTTGAGAACGTGGCGTTTGCCATGGAAATCATGCACAAGTCCAGGCGGCAGATCCGGCAGAGGGTGCCGCAGGTGCTGGAGCTTGTCGGGATCGGTGATAAGGGGAAACGGTATCCCCAGGAGCTCTCTGCGGGTGAACAGCAGAGAGTAGCGATCGCAAGAGCGATCATCAACAACCCAAAGGTCCTGATCTGCGATGAGCCTACTGGGAACCTGGATCCGGATACGGCCATGGGGATCATGGGGCTGCTGGAGCAGATCAACATGACAGGGACTACCATCGTGATGGTTACCCATGCCAGAGATATAGTCAACCAGATGAACAAGCGTATCATCGCCATCGAGAGTGGACACATCGTTCGGGATGGATACGGCAAGTATGGCTACCCGGATATCAGTGCAGCGAGCGGAGAGGAGGGCATCTATGAGTAG
- a CDS encoding transketolase family protein, whose translation MAEKIATRAAYGEFLAEEGARNPNLVVMDADLSGSTKTKDFQKVFPDRFFNAGIAEQDLMGIATGLALSGKTVCASTFAMFASGRAFEIIRNSIGYTGANVKVCATHAGITVGEDGASHQTFEDIALMRTIPGMTVVSPCDAVSAKILLKQVVDMQGPCYVRLGRAAVPVFYEGTEDLKLGKGYELRTGNDAAIIANGIMVPAAMEAAETLAAEGVDVRVIDLHTIKPLDEEIILKAAEETGALVTAEEHSVVGGLGSAVAELTSQKCPVKIVMVGQKDTFGESGKPDELREKYGMTAADIVAAVRKVIK comes from the coding sequence ATGGCAGAGAAGATCGCAACAAGAGCAGCGTACGGAGAGTTCCTGGCAGAAGAAGGCGCCAGAAACCCGAATCTCGTCGTCATGGATGCCGATCTCTCCGGCTCCACTAAGACCAAGGACTTTCAGAAGGTGTTCCCGGATCGCTTCTTCAACGCAGGGATCGCCGAGCAGGATCTGATGGGGATCGCGACAGGCCTTGCGCTTTCCGGCAAGACCGTCTGTGCCTCTACGTTCGCAATGTTTGCTTCCGGAAGAGCCTTTGAGATTATCCGCAATTCCATCGGCTATACCGGTGCCAATGTCAAGGTCTGTGCGACGCATGCGGGAATCACAGTAGGAGAGGATGGTGCCAGCCATCAGACCTTTGAGGATATTGCGTTGATGCGGACCATTCCAGGCATGACCGTAGTTTCTCCGTGCGATGCAGTGAGTGCGAAGATTCTACTGAAACAGGTGGTGGACATGCAGGGCCCCTGTTATGTCCGGCTGGGCAGAGCGGCGGTTCCCGTATTCTACGAAGGGACAGAAGACCTGAAACTGGGAAAAGGCTACGAGCTGCGTACCGGCAACGATGCCGCCATCATCGCCAATGGCATCATGGTGCCTGCCGCCATGGAGGCAGCGGAGACGCTTGCGGCAGAGGGTGTAGATGTGCGTGTCATCGACTTGCACACCATCAAACCGCTGGATGAGGAGATCATTCTGAAGGCTGCTGAGGAGACTGGAGCCTTGGTAACGGCAGAGGAGCATTCAGTGGTGGGCGGTCTTGGCAGCGCAGTGGCAGAACTCACTAGCCAGAAATGTCCGGTGAAGATCGTCATGGTTGGCCAGAAAGATACCTTCGGAGAGTCCGGCAAACCGGATGAGCTCAGGGAGAAATACGGTATGACAGCAGCGGATATCGTGGCTGCAGTCAGGAAGGTGATCAAATAG
- a CDS encoding transketolase: MERENLSYYEELAGKARVDIIKAVYHAGSGHPGGSLSCADILTALYFGEMNIDPEQPDMPGRDRFVLSKGHAVPAQYAVLAERGYYDVEDMMSLRKLGSPFQGHGNMHKVPGIEMSTGSLGQGVSVAVGMALADKLDGTGARVYALLGDGEIQEGLVWEAAMAASHYGLSDLTAIVDWNGLQIDGSNDDVMTVRPIDEKFRAFGWDVQVIDGHNFRQIFDALDKARETDRPSCIIAKTVKGKGVSFMEGEAGWHGKAPSEEQARQAVEELGGEW, from the coding sequence ATGGAAAGAGAGAATCTAAGCTACTACGAGGAACTGGCCGGAAAGGCCAGGGTGGACATCATCAAGGCTGTCTATCATGCGGGGTCTGGTCATCCGGGAGGATCGTTGTCCTGCGCAGACATTTTGACGGCGCTGTATTTCGGGGAGATGAATATTGACCCTGAGCAGCCGGACATGCCTGGGCGGGATAGATTCGTGCTGTCCAAGGGGCACGCAGTTCCGGCGCAGTATGCGGTGCTGGCGGAGAGAGGGTATTACGACGTGGAGGACATGATGAGTTTGCGTAAGCTGGGAAGTCCCTTCCAGGGACACGGCAATATGCACAAAGTCCCGGGCATCGAGATGTCAACAGGATCCCTGGGACAGGGTGTGTCTGTGGCTGTAGGAATGGCGCTTGCTGACAAGCTGGACGGCACCGGCGCCAGAGTATACGCATTGCTGGGCGATGGAGAGATCCAGGAGGGTCTGGTCTGGGAAGCTGCCATGGCTGCCAGCCACTACGGGCTCAGTGATCTGACGGCTATCGTGGACTGGAACGGATTGCAGATCGACGGAAGCAACGACGATGTCATGACCGTTCGTCCCATCGACGAGAAGTTCCGCGCCTTTGGGTGGGACGTTCAGGTCATCGACGGTCATAACTTTAGACAGATCTTCGATGCTCTCGACAAAGCAAGAGAGACGGACAGACCTTCCTGTATCATCGCGAAGACCGTGAAGGGAAAGGGAGTTTCCTTCATGGAAGGAGAAGCAGGGTGGCATGGCAAGGCACCGAGTGAAGAACAGGCCAGGCAGGCAGTAGAAGAGCTGGGAGGTGAATGGTAA
- a CDS encoding NAD(P)H-hydrate dehydratase — protein sequence MEEITREFVQSKIQKRSPYIHKGNCGRVLIVAGGAGMTGAAVLAARAALRSGSGLVYVCTPKSNFPVVQILAPEAICVDWSKVSSRFASLEEDWSYDAIAFGPGMGTGGATRRMLKEILLSYDGPLVLDADGLNTLAGDNDLAGFVQGFNGRVVLTPHVGEARRLLAALGDEETASREDMVRVLSEGYGAIAVMKGAQTLVAQSQEETGIWRNTTGNPGMATAGSGDVLTGVIASLAGQGLSLWDAARAGVWLHGAAGDLAADDKGEYGMIAGDIVDHLPYAIKRLF from the coding sequence ATGGAAGAAATAACGAGAGAATTCGTACAGAGCAAGATACAGAAGAGAAGCCCGTACATCCACAAGGGAAACTGTGGGAGAGTACTTATCGTGGCCGGTGGGGCCGGCATGACGGGGGCTGCTGTACTGGCTGCACGGGCAGCATTGCGATCCGGCAGCGGACTCGTTTATGTGTGCACGCCCAAGAGTAATTTTCCGGTGGTCCAGATACTGGCACCGGAAGCTATCTGTGTGGATTGGTCCAAAGTCAGCAGCCGATTCGCTTCTTTGGAGGAGGACTGGTCCTATGATGCCATCGCTTTCGGCCCCGGTATGGGAACAGGGGGGGCCACCCGGCGTATGCTGAAGGAGATCCTCCTGAGTTACGATGGACCTTTGGTGTTGGATGCGGATGGACTGAATACGTTAGCCGGAGACAACGATCTGGCAGGCTTTGTGCAGGGATTCAACGGACGTGTAGTGCTGACGCCTCACGTAGGGGAAGCCAGGCGCCTTTTGGCAGCGCTTGGAGATGAGGAGACAGCCAGCAGGGAGGATATGGTCCGGGTGCTGTCAGAGGGATATGGAGCTATCGCTGTGATGAAGGGAGCGCAGACTTTGGTTGCGCAGTCACAGGAAGAGACCGGAATCTGGAGAAATACCACCGGAAACCCTGGAATGGCGACGGCAGGCAGCGGAGACGTGCTTACCGGTGTGATCGCATCACTGGCAGGGCAGGGGCTTTCCCTGTGGGATGCAGCGAGAGCAGGTGTTTGGCTGCATGGAGCGGCAGGAGATCTGGCCGCAGATGACAAGGGCGAATACGGAATGATCGCGGGTGATATCGTAGATCATCTTCCGTACGCAATAAAGAGGCTTTTTTAG
- the mgtE gene encoding magnesium transporter, whose protein sequence is MDNYMDKDLQLEQSYGKILELLEEKQYFRARDELLKYNEADIAEMLEDVKDDADMDMTVILFRLLPKAISAEVFSYLPSDDQVDIISAITEKEITFIIQELDFDDKIDILEELPANVVDMILEKTPKNERRQINAFLNYPEDTAGSLMTPEYVSLKKDWTVGRALEHIKEVGMDAETIYTCYVRDSGRKLLGIVSLSTMVISDNETRIKDIMHTDYIYEQVDDDQEEVSEDFKKYGYLAIPVVDKEHRLVGIITVDDILDVMEDEATEDIERMNGVIDFDSSDKEYLDISVFQHAINRLPWLLILMVAYYFTGQIVSGFEASLSKVIELVAFMPMLMGTGGNTGSQAATLIIRGLATGEVDTDDALKILWKELRIGVVIGIVLSGFNYLRIYFIDGIHDTGIAMTVCVSMIFIVIFAKILGSMVPLIVKKIHLDPALIANPAISSVSDAVALSIYFAMAMAFLPL, encoded by the coding sequence ATGGACAACTATATGGACAAGGACCTTCAGTTGGAACAGTCCTACGGCAAGATCCTGGAATTGCTCGAGGAGAAGCAATACTTCCGTGCCCGAGATGAACTTCTGAAGTACAACGAGGCAGACATCGCGGAGATGTTGGAGGATGTGAAGGATGACGCGGATATGGATATGACGGTCATCCTCTTTCGCTTGCTCCCGAAAGCGATCTCGGCAGAGGTGTTCTCCTACCTGCCTTCTGATGACCAGGTGGACATCATCAGTGCCATCACGGAGAAGGAGATCACATTCATAATCCAGGAACTGGATTTCGATGACAAGATCGACATCCTGGAGGAACTGCCTGCCAACGTGGTAGACATGATCCTGGAGAAGACACCTAAGAACGAACGGCGTCAGATCAACGCTTTTCTGAATTATCCGGAGGATACGGCAGGAAGCCTGATGACTCCGGAATACGTCAGCCTCAAGAAAGACTGGACCGTGGGGCGCGCGTTGGAGCATATCAAGGAAGTAGGTATGGACGCAGAGACCATCTACACCTGTTACGTGCGAGACAGCGGTCGCAAGCTCCTGGGTATCGTGTCCCTGAGCACCATGGTGATCTCAGACAATGAGACCAGGATCAAGGACATCATGCATACGGACTACATCTACGAGCAGGTGGACGACGATCAGGAAGAGGTCTCCGAGGACTTCAAGAAATACGGCTATCTGGCCATCCCTGTGGTGGACAAGGAGCACAGACTGGTGGGTATCATCACCGTCGACGATATTCTGGATGTCATGGAGGATGAGGCCACAGAGGATATCGAGCGTATGAACGGTGTCATCGATTTTGATTCCTCCGATAAGGAATATCTGGATATTTCCGTTTTCCAGCATGCTATCAACCGGCTTCCGTGGCTGTTGATACTGATGGTAGCCTACTATTTTACAGGGCAGATCGTCAGCGGGTTCGAGGCATCTTTGTCCAAGGTCATTGAGCTGGTGGCCTTCATGCCTATGCTGATGGGTACCGGCGGAAACACCGGCTCTCAGGCGGCAACGCTGATCATTCGTGGTCTGGCTACCGGTGAGGTCGACACAGACGACGCATTGAAGATCCTCTGGAAAGAGCTTCGGATCGGGGTCGTGATTGGCATCGTACTCAGTGGCTTCAACTATCTGCGGATCTATTTCATTGACGGCATCCACGATACAGGCATCGCTATGACGGTCTGTGTCTCCATGATATTTATCGTTATTTTTGCAAAGATTCTGGGCAGTATGGTGCCACTCATCGTCAAGAAGATCCATCTGGATCCGGCACTGATCGCCAATCCTGCGATCTCCTCTGTGTCTGATGCGGTGGCGCTGAGCATCTATTTCGCTATGGCCATGGCGTTTCTGCCATTGTAG
- the gdhA gene encoding NADP-specific glutamate dehydrogenase, whose translation MGNLVQKYIDATKAKYPHEPEFLQTVEEVLLSIEPVLEAHPEYVEAGLVERLVEPERGIQFRVPWVDDNGKVQVNTGYRFEFNSALGPYKGGLRFAPNVYPGILKFLGFEQIFKNSLTGLPIGGGKGGADFDPNGKSDAEVMRFCQAFMSELFRHIGPDTDVPAGDLGVGGREIGYMFGQYKKLANCYTGTLTGKGTDNGGLAGRTEATGYGIVFFAREMLKHCGEELAGKTCVVSGFGNVAWGTVQKLNQLGAKVIAISGPDGYILDEDGVKGEKEDYMLELRASGKNIVAPYADKFPESKFVAGKKPWEVKADLYIPCATQNEVGMEDAKHIVENGAKFYCEGANMPTTNEAVEYLQENGVVVGPAKAANAGGVACSCLEMAQNAEHLIWSEDDVYAQLESIMVNIHKLAAEACEKYGLGYDLVKGANIAGFERVAKAMMLQGIV comes from the coding sequence ATGGGAAATTTAGTACAGAAGTACATTGATGCTACCAAGGCGAAGTATCCGCATGAGCCAGAGTTCCTGCAGACAGTTGAAGAGGTTCTGCTGTCCATCGAGCCGGTTCTGGAAGCACATCCTGAGTATGTGGAAGCAGGACTGGTCGAGAGACTGGTTGAGCCTGAGAGAGGCATCCAGTTCAGAGTACCCTGGGTTGACGACAACGGTAAGGTTCAGGTCAACACCGGATACAGATTCGAGTTCAACAGCGCACTGGGTCCCTACAAGGGCGGCCTCCGGTTCGCACCGAACGTCTATCCCGGAATCCTGAAGTTCCTTGGTTTTGAGCAGATCTTCAAGAACTCCCTGACCGGACTGCCCATCGGCGGCGGCAAGGGAGGTGCTGACTTTGATCCGAACGGTAAGTCCGATGCAGAAGTCATGAGATTCTGCCAGGCATTCATGTCCGAGCTGTTTAGACACATCGGTCCTGACACTGACGTACCGGCTGGAGACCTGGGCGTTGGCGGAAGAGAGATCGGTTACATGTTCGGTCAGTACAAGAAACTGGCGAACTGCTACACCGGTACTCTGACCGGTAAGGGCACCGACAACGGTGGACTGGCCGGAAGAACTGAAGCTACCGGCTATGGTATCGTCTTCTTCGCAAGAGAGATGCTGAAACACTGCGGTGAGGAGCTGGCAGGCAAGACCTGTGTCGTTTCCGGATTCGGTAACGTTGCATGGGGAACCGTTCAGAAGCTGAACCAGCTTGGCGCTAAGGTCATCGCGATCTCCGGACCGGATGGATATATCCTGGACGAGGATGGCGTCAAGGGCGAGAAGGAAGATTACATGCTGGAGCTGAGAGCTTCCGGAAAGAACATCGTCGCACCTTATGCTGACAAGTTCCCGGAATCCAAGTTCGTAGCCGGCAAGAAGCCTTGGGAAGTAAAGGCTGACCTGTATATTCCGTGTGCTACTCAGAACGAGGTTGGTATGGAAGATGCCAAGCACATCGTTGAGAACGGTGCCAAGTTCTACTGCGAAGGCGCTAACATGCCGACCACTAACGAGGCTGTTGAGTACCTGCAGGAGAACGGCGTAGTCGTTGGACCTGCCAAAGCTGCTAACGCTGGCGGCGTTGCCTGCTCCTGCCTGGAGATGGCACAGAACGCTGAGCACCTGATCTGGTCCGAGGATGATGTCTACGCACAGCTCGAAAGCATCATGGTCAACATCCACAAGCTGGCTGCTGAAGCTTGTGAGAAGTACGGCCTGGGCTATGACCTGGTGAAGGGCGCCAACATCGCTGGATTCGAGAGAGTTGCCAAGGCAATGATGCTGCAGGGTATTGTATAG
- a CDS encoding CTP synthase, which yields MEKKYVFVTGGVVSGLGKGITAASLGRLLKARGLKVTAQKLDPYINVDPGTMSPFQHGEVYVTEDGAETDLDLGHYERFIDEDLNKYSNLTSGRVYWNVLNKERRGEYLGSTVQVIPHITNEIKEFIYGVGKRSDADVIITEIGGTIGDIESQPFLEAVRQVSLEVGRGNSLFIHVTLVPFLSGSNEHKTKPTQHSVKELQGMGINPDIIVLRCDNPLEEEVFRKISLFCNVREDCVIENRTLPNLYEAPLMLEKKGFSGVVCRELGIDAPLPDLAAWAAMTKKIRDCSGHVRIGLVGKYTGLHDAYLSVIEALHHAGSRHGVHIDLKWIDSEGLRPKNLELELGNVDGILVPGGFGDRGVEGMILAAGYAREKGIPYLGLCLGMQVAVIEFARSQAGLTDAGSGEFDERCPHKVIDFIPGQSQDIDKGGTLRLGAYPCILQEGTRIAACYGCTRISERHRHRYEFNNAYRETLRQAGLVLSGRSPDDRLIETVEIEKHPFYVGVQFHPEFKSRPDRPHPLFDGFIGAALGL from the coding sequence ATGGAGAAGAAATATGTTTTCGTGACAGGTGGTGTCGTGTCGGGGCTTGGAAAAGGGATCACGGCTGCTTCACTGGGAAGACTCCTGAAAGCCAGGGGACTAAAGGTGACAGCGCAGAAATTGGATCCTTACATCAATGTGGACCCGGGAACCATGAGCCCATTCCAGCACGGTGAGGTGTACGTCACTGAGGATGGAGCGGAGACAGATTTGGATCTGGGGCATTATGAGCGGTTCATCGACGAAGACCTGAATAAATACTCCAACCTGACTTCCGGCAGAGTCTACTGGAACGTGCTGAACAAGGAGAGGAGGGGCGAGTACCTGGGATCCACTGTGCAGGTCATTCCGCATATTACCAATGAGATCAAGGAGTTCATCTACGGCGTAGGTAAACGGTCTGACGCGGATGTGATCATCACCGAGATCGGAGGCACCATCGGCGATATCGAGTCGCAGCCATTTCTGGAAGCGGTGCGGCAGGTCTCTCTGGAGGTTGGGAGGGGGAACAGCCTGTTTATCCATGTGACCCTCGTACCATTTCTTAGCGGTTCCAATGAACACAAGACGAAACCCACTCAGCATTCCGTGAAGGAACTACAGGGCATGGGGATCAATCCTGACATCATCGTGCTGCGATGCGACAATCCTCTGGAGGAAGAGGTCTTTCGGAAGATCTCTCTCTTCTGCAATGTCAGAGAAGATTGTGTTATCGAGAACCGCACGTTGCCAAACCTGTACGAAGCACCACTGATGCTTGAGAAGAAAGGTTTCTCCGGTGTGGTCTGCAGAGAGCTGGGGATCGACGCCCCCTTGCCGGATCTTGCGGCTTGGGCGGCGATGACAAAAAAGATCCGGGACTGCAGTGGTCATGTCCGGATCGGGTTGGTGGGGAAGTACACAGGGCTCCATGACGCCTATCTGTCAGTGATCGAAGCCTTACATCACGCCGGGAGCCGTCATGGCGTACATATTGATCTGAAGTGGATCGACTCAGAAGGACTGAGACCGAAGAATCTGGAGTTGGAGCTTGGCAATGTGGATGGCATTCTGGTCCCCGGCGGTTTCGGAGACCGGGGCGTGGAAGGCATGATCCTGGCAGCGGGATACGCAAGAGAAAAGGGGATCCCGTACCTTGGTCTCTGCTTGGGCATGCAGGTGGCGGTCATCGAGTTTGCCCGTAGCCAGGCGGGACTGACGGATGCGGGTTCCGGTGAGTTTGATGAGCGGTGCCCCCACAAGGTCATCGATTTCATCCCGGGACAAAGCCAGGATATCGACAAAGGCGGTACCCTCAGGTTGGGGGCATACCCATGTATCCTTCAGGAGGGGACCAGAATAGCGGCGTGCTACGGGTGTACAAGGATCAGCGAACGTCACAGGCATCGCTACGAGTTTAATAATGCTTACAGGGAGACCCTGCGACAGGCAGGATTGGTTCTCAGCGGTCGATCTCCGGATGATCGCCTCATCGAGACGGTGGAGATCGAGAAGCACCCCTTCTATGTAGGTGTCCAGTTCCACCCGGAATTCAAGAGTCGGCCTGACCGGCCCCATCCGCTGTTCGATGGGTTCATTGGCGCGGCTTTGGGATTATGA
- the guaA gene encoding glutamine-hydrolyzing GMP synthase, with amino-acid sequence MAENRILIIDFGGQYDQLIARRVRECSVYSEIWDYSDVDMARIAGFAPKGIIFTGGPQSAYRSEAPSVDDGLFGLGIPILGICYGAQYMAHRLGGHISSAPTSEYGRTEVRVTDRSGVLQPAEEVNICWMSHTDYISQPPDGFRITALTEHCPVAAMEDQKRGFYALQFHPEVNHTVHGADFIRRFVLDICDCEQDWKMDSFGDRKIREIREKVGEGKVLLALSGGVDSSVVAALLAKAIGPQLTCVFVDHGLLRKDEAAQVASVFGEQGDFDIRFRKIDVAQRFYGKLAGVTEPEKKRKIIGEEFIRVFEETAKEIGKVDYLAQGTIYPDIIESGRGKSAVIKSHHNVGGLPDHVDFREIIEPLRMLFKDEVRQLGRELGLPDSLVNRQPFPGPGLGIRIIGEVTEEKVHMVQEADAIFREEVAKAGLAGSISQYYAALTNIRTVGVMGDFRTYDYAVALRAVETSDFMTAEASRIPWEILERVMNRIVGEVDHVNRVFYDLTSKPPGTVEME; translated from the coding sequence ATGGCAGAGAACAGGATTCTGATCATTGATTTTGGTGGACAGTATGACCAGCTCATCGCCCGCCGGGTGCGGGAGTGCAGTGTGTACTCGGAAATCTGGGATTACAGTGATGTGGATATGGCACGCATTGCAGGGTTTGCCCCCAAAGGGATCATCTTTACGGGTGGTCCCCAGAGCGCGTATCGATCAGAGGCGCCTTCTGTGGATGATGGTCTCTTTGGGCTGGGGATCCCAATACTGGGGATCTGCTACGGAGCCCAGTATATGGCGCATCGGCTGGGAGGACACATCTCCTCAGCACCTACCAGCGAATACGGGCGGACTGAGGTTCGCGTCACGGACAGGTCTGGCGTTCTGCAGCCAGCGGAGGAGGTGAATATTTGCTGGATGAGCCATACAGATTACATCAGCCAGCCACCGGATGGATTTCGGATAACAGCTCTGACAGAGCATTGCCCGGTGGCAGCGATGGAGGATCAGAAGAGGGGATTCTACGCTCTACAGTTCCACCCGGAGGTGAATCATACAGTGCACGGAGCAGACTTCATCCGGCGCTTTGTGTTGGACATCTGTGACTGTGAACAGGATTGGAAGATGGATTCCTTTGGGGACCGGAAGATTCGGGAGATTCGGGAAAAGGTGGGGGAGGGAAAGGTGCTTCTGGCTTTGTCCGGGGGCGTGGATTCCTCCGTGGTAGCAGCGCTGCTTGCAAAAGCTATCGGACCGCAGCTCACTTGTGTTTTCGTGGACCACGGTCTGCTTCGGAAGGACGAAGCAGCGCAGGTTGCGTCCGTGTTCGGAGAGCAAGGAGACTTCGATATCCGGTTTCGGAAGATCGATGTGGCGCAGCGATTCTACGGTAAGCTGGCCGGCGTAACAGAGCCCGAGAAGAAGCGGAAGATCATCGGCGAGGAATTCATCCGTGTGTTTGAGGAAACCGCAAAGGAGATCGGGAAGGTGGACTATCTGGCCCAGGGAACCATCTATCCGGACATCATAGAGAGTGGCCGTGGCAAATCAGCGGTGATCAAGTCGCACCACAACGTGGGAGGACTTCCGGATCACGTGGATTTTCGTGAGATCATCGAACCACTGCGGATGCTGTTCAAGGACGAGGTGCGGCAGCTCGGCAGAGAACTGGGGCTGCCGGATTCTCTGGTGAACCGGCAGCCCTTCCCAGGCCCCGGGCTTGGGATCCGGATCATCGGCGAGGTGACGGAGGAGAAGGTACATATGGTGCAGGAGGCAGATGCCATTTTCCGAGAGGAAGTGGCCAAGGCGGGGCTGGCCGGTTCTATCAGTCAATACTATGCTGCCCTCACCAACATACGGACGGTAGGGGTCATGGGCGACTTTCGGACCTACGATTACGCTGTGGCGCTCCGGGCCGTGGAAACCTCCGATTTCATGACTGCTGAAGCCTCCCGTATTCCCTGGGAGATATTGGAACGAGTCATGAACAGGATCGTAGGAGAGGTGGATCACGTTAACCGGGTGTTCTACGACCTGACCAGCAAACCGCCGGGAACGGTGGAGATGGAATAG